caGTAAATGTGTAACTTATCAAATCGCTGTAGTAAGTGCTTTATTGTGGTCTCATCAATCATTGTTCATGTCTAGGTATGTTGCACTGAAATAACTTATGATTAGAAAATATTGACATTTCTTAGTCAAAAGCATGCATGCTCTCAATTTCAAAGTTGTGATGAGTTAGGAACCAACTCACAAAACAAAGACCTCATGTTATTGTAGAATGCATGAAGTGTTAATCACTTTTTTCAGTTAGTTTATTCCTACCAGTAGGAGGAACTATAATTAACAAGACACCTATAGCAGCTGTCATGGCAGCAGAACTTCCTGGTGCAAAGGCACTAAATTCCTGAAGAATCCCTCCTATTGCAGGGGAGATCATACGTGCAAAGGAAAGCAAAGAGTTGCCAATGCCTTGCACTAAACCTTTTTGATTCTCCCCAGATCGAGAGAATGTTATGTTGGTCACACAAACTCGACACACAGCAGTTGAAACTGCAAGAGGGAGGATGAAGGCTGTGACTAAGAAGATACTAGGTGAAAATGTTATGCCTAGAAGTGACAATGTCAGAATGCATGAAAAGTGAAGCAACATTTTTGAATCATTATGATTATAAAAATTTCCAATTGATCCAATGAAGAGTCCAGATAAACCACTGACAAAACCATTGTAAGACATAATGTATCCATTTGTCTTTGGATTGGTATTAAAGTTGAATTCCAGCATGGACATGAAATTGCTGCGAAACAGTATCATAGAAAAACCCATGACAAAGCGAATGATGAGCATATCTAGTACACTTCCAAGTGAAGAAGCAGTCTTACTGTACTTGCTTTTAGCTTCTGTTTGTTCTTCAAGTTCCTCTTGATCTAcatttgccttttctttttcttcatttttttctctcattaCCTCTTGGCGTAAACTTTGGCCTCCAGTTTGCTGAGACTTTCCTTTCAAATCCTCCACTGGTTTCACGCAAAACCAGACAAAGAAGAAGTTGACCAAAAATATACTACCAGTCAACATAGCTACTTTAGAAAAGCCATTTGAAGTCATTGCGAGGTGCCCTCCAATCAACGGACCAATCACAAAGCCAAGATTGGAGACAGCATTGAAGTTGCCAAATACTTTAGAATGATCCACTGATGATGCTACATCAGCTAAATATGTTTTTGCCACACTTTGACTGTGCTTGAAAATCCCTAttgataataaaataaaataaaactttaaaTGTGGGACTGGTCCTAAAGTACATGGGGGGGGCAGGGTGGGCtggaaaaaatcatttttgtgAAGACTAGCTTTATGTGAGCCACCCTCATATTTTTGCAGAATAATACACAGCCCACCCAATTTTCCTCGTAAAAAATCAAGTGACCCACCCTTTAAACAAGGGTAAGATTTCATAAGGCAAGCCTTTGTAAAATGTTTCCTGCCTATCCCTCCCACCCCTGTACTTTATGACCAGTCTCTAATACAATAGAATGCTATGCATAAATTTGTCAGAGTACTGGATGACTATGATAGAGGAAGAATCACACACGTACTATGGTATATAAGTAGAATTCTACTACTTTACTAATGTAAATGCTGTAGTCTGATTGGCTGAGCCATTGAACACTATCAGCCATTAGTGTGCAGTGGCTGCGGGTCGTCTTGGAAACAACGacgtttttttcatttttttcaaaggtttgCAGGAAAATTTGGAACCAAATGGGTAATTAATGTTCTAAGAAGTCTAAACGAAGGACATTTACGGTTTCttgactttcaaaaaagttgaTGCGTGCACGCACACAACTTTGATTCTAATTAAATGGCAATTCAATCTGAGCAATCTTTTTCATGCATAAAGTTTAATAATACAttacaaaacaattattggaaaccattatttgaagtaaattttAGTAGCAATTctattaaaacaattagattATTCACTCTCGATTTCTGTGAGGTGATGGTTGATTCGGCCTTTGGCCTCATCAACTATTACATCATACAAATCTTGAGCTCGTAATCTAATTACTAATTATAATATGTTAATATAAGTTAATACATTTCTTAGTTTTACTGGGATATTGTAAAAATATTACCTGCCCCACCCCTTAAATGTacgtcccccccccccccccccccttgtACTTTATGACCAGGAGCCTGTTTCTCAGAAGTCCCAAAACGTTTGGGGCCTATTTcaggtgccacaattccctttacaTCTTTGCAACCCCAAGGTTTTAAGCAATCAAAAAGTCagcatttcaaaacaagtggattGTAATTTGACAATTGGCTTTTCATGCCTGAAACTTTCTCAGTCTCTTGAGAGACAGGCCCCTGTCCCTCACATACATCAGTTGCTACAGTTTCAGGAACTGCTTCAAGTATGCTTGAGATCTCTTACGTCCCATTAATTTTCAGCTTACTAAAACTAATATTAGACATTGGTCTTCACGATTTTGGCACATCACCCTACATCGGGTAAGCTACATACAAGCTAGCCAGTTTACTTCCGCAAAGATCTTAATGTAGATTACTAAGAAATAACagaatggatttctagtttctaaagaaactgtagtactgtgtcggtgggagagtgaaacaaaaattttggcaATTCAATCTTCATCAGTGcatttgataaaatcaaaatttttgaaataatcgAATGTTTGATCTTCTAGTATGTAAATGGACCGTTGTAACTACCCCCattggttttaaaaaaataatttatttaacaaaAGTTGTCCCCAATAACAATCCTTTTCAAGCATTCAGAGTTTATCAAAGCTTGATGGCAAGCAGTCTCTCTTTTGCTCTGGAATTGTTGAAACA
This sequence is a window from Acropora palmata chromosome 6, jaAcrPala1.3, whole genome shotgun sequence. Protein-coding genes within it:
- the LOC141884276 gene encoding major facilitator superfamily domain-containing protein 9-like translates to MILSPFRNVNKQTLLVYCLYFVGFLDLFAVSCLLPLLTHRARELGASPTVVGFIGSLYGGFQFLSSPIMGKLSDKFGRKKILLLSLFGASMGYFLTAIPTTLVFLALCRVHTGIFKHSQSVAKTYLADVASSVDHSKVFGNFNAVSNLGFVIGPLIGGHLAMTSNGFSKVAMLTGSIFLVNFFFVWFCVKPVEDLKGKSQQTGGQSLRQEVMREKNEEKEKANVDQEELEEQTEAKSKYSKTASSLGSVLDMLIIRFVMGFSMILFRSNFMSMLEFNFNTNPKTNGYIMSYNGFVSGLSGLFIGSIGNFYNHNDSKMLLHFSCILTLSLLGITFSPSIFLVTAFILPLAVSTAVCRVCVTNITFSRSGENQKGLVQGIGNSLLSFARMISPAIGGILQEFSAFAPGSSAAMTAAIGVLLIIVPPTGRNKLTEKSD